CCTATCGCGTGACCTTGACCTGGGGACCCTGACCCTCTGCGGCCTCTCCGACCGGCTCGCCCATCTCCTCGGCGATCCGCATGGCCTCTTCGATGAGTGTCTCCACGATCATCGCCTCCGGCACGGTCTTGATGACCTCGCCCTTGACGAAGATCTGGCCCTTGCCGTTGCCCGACGCGACACCCAGATCGGCCTCGCGTGCCTCACCGGGCCCGTTGACGACACATCCCATCACGGCCACCCGAAGGGGAACGGTCATCCCCTCGAGGCCGGCGGTTACCTCGTCGGCGAGCTTGTAGACGTCGACCTGGGCGCGCCCACACGACGGGCAGGACACGATCTCGAGCTTGCGGGGACGCAGGTTGAGCGATTGCAGGATCTGCGACCCGACCTTGATCTCCTCGACCGGTGGCGCGGAGAGCGAGACCCGGATGGTGTCGCCGATCCCCTCCGACAGCAGGGCCCCGAACGCGACCGCGGACTTGATGGTGCCCTGGAACGCCGGCCCGGCCTCGGTGACCCCCAGGTGGAGCGGATAGTCGCTCTTCGACGCGAGCTGACGGTAGGCCTCCACCATGATCACCGGGTCGTTGTGCTTGACCGAGATCTTGATGTCACCGAAGCCGTGGTCCTCGAACAACGAGGCCTCCCACAGCGCCGACTCCACCAGCGCCTCCGGGGTGGCCTTGCCGTACTTGGCGAGCAGGCGCGGATCGAGGGAGCCCGCGTTGACACCTATCCGGATGGGGATGCCCGCGGCGCCGGCCGCCTTGGCGACCTCCTCGACCCGTCCGTCGAACTCCTTGATGTTGCCGGGGTTGACGCGGACCGCCGCGCAACCGGCGTCGATCGCCGCGAAGATGTACTTCGGCTGGAAGTGGATGTCCGCGATGACGGGGATCGGCGACTTGCGCGCGATGGTCGACAGCGCGTCGGCGTCCTCCTGGCGGGGGCACGCCACGCGGACGATGTCGCAGCCCGACGCCGTGAGCTCGGCGATCTGTTGGAGCGTGGCGTTGACGTCGTGGGTCTTGGTGGTGGTC
This Dietzia psychralcaliphila DNA region includes the following protein-coding sequences:
- the ispG gene encoding flavodoxin-dependent (E)-4-hydroxy-3-methylbut-2-enyl-diphosphate synthase, whose translation is MPDGPPPVLAPRRKTRQLFVGQVGVGSDHPVSVQSMTTTKTHDVNATLQQIAELTASGCDIVRVACPRQEDADALSTIARKSPIPVIADIHFQPKYIFAAIDAGCAAVRVNPGNIKEFDGRVEEVAKAAGAAGIPIRIGVNAGSLDPRLLAKYGKATPEALVESALWEASLFEDHGFGDIKISVKHNDPVIMVEAYRQLASKSDYPLHLGVTEAGPAFQGTIKSAVAFGALLSEGIGDTIRVSLSAPPVEEIKVGSQILQSLNLRPRKLEIVSCPSCGRAQVDVYKLADEVTAGLEGMTVPLRVAVMGCVVNGPGEAREADLGVASGNGKGQIFVKGEVIKTVPEAMIVETLIEEAMRIAEEMGEPVGEAAEGQGPQVKVTR